A single genomic interval of Puntigrus tetrazona isolate hp1 chromosome 1, ASM1883169v1, whole genome shotgun sequence harbors:
- the LOC122349594 gene encoding protein NLRC3-like, which yields MCNEIPVEQPQGAYYKQRCEEKDQIKTVFTKGIAGIGKTVSVQKFILDWAEGKNNQDVDFMFVLPFRELNLIRDHQYSLHRLLLDFHPELQDLDPKIYEECKVVFIFDGLDESRITLMFSDDQKVCDVTETSSVSVLISNLMKGELLPSALIWITSRPAAANQIPSNYINRLTEIQGFTEPQKEEYFRKRISDQHQASRIISHIRRARSLHIMCHIPVFCWISSTVLQKILEEDLSAEIPQTLTEMYIHFLLIQINIRNQKYEGRDPEKLLQSNREVIVKLAELAFRQLMKGNVMFYEEDLIESGIDVTDASVYSGICTEIFKE from the exons ATGTGCAATGAAATTCCGGTGGAGCAACCTCAAGGTGCCTACTACAAACAAA GATGTGAGGAGAAAGACCAGATCAAGACTGTTTTTACTAAAGGCATCGCTGGAATCGGAAAAaccgtctctgtgcagaagtttaTTCTGGACTGGGCTGAGGGAAAAAAcaatcaggatgtagattttatgtttgtgcttccatttcgagagctgaacttgatccgagatcatcagtacagtcttcacagacttctgctGGACTTTCATCCTGAACTTCAAGATCTGGACCCAAAGATTTATGAGGAGTGtaaagttgtgttcatctttgatggtctggatgaaagcagaatcacactgatgttttcagatgatcAGAAAGTTTGTGATGTGACTGAGACTTCATCAGTGAGTGTGTTGATATCAAACCTCATGAAAGGAGAgctgcttccctctgctctcatctggatcacctccagaccagcagcagccaatcagatcccctCAAATTACATCAACCGTCTGACAGAAATTCAGGGATTCACTGAgcctcagaaggaggaatatttcaggaagagAA TCAGTGACCAGCATCAAGCcagcagaatcatctcacacatcagaagagcaagaagcctccacatcatgtgtcacatccctgtcttctgctggatctcatccaCTGTGCTTCAGAAGATCCTGGAAGAAGATCTGAGTGCAGAAATCCCCcaaactctgactgaaatgtacatccacTTCCTGCTGATTCAGATCAACATAAGGAACCAGAAGTATGAAGGGAGAGATCCAGAGAAACTCCTGCAGTCTAACAGAGAAGtaattgtgaaacttgctgaATTGGCTTTCAGGCAGCTGATGAAGGGCAATGTGATGTTTTATGAGGAGGACCTGATTGAGAGCGGCATAGACGTCACTGATGCCtcagtgtattctgggatttgTACTGAGATCTTTAAGGAG
- the LOC122349587 gene encoding proto-oncogene vav-like has protein sequence MELWRQCAGWLIQCRVLPENHRVTWDSAQVCELAHALRDGVLLCQLLNNLLPQSVNLRQINLRPQMSQFLCLKNIRTFLCACQEKFGMRKNELFEAFDLFDVRDFAKVIDTLSILSQTQLALQRGFRPFPDEACVGDDDIYTGLSDQIDDTVEEDDDLYDCVEEDENEGDDIYEDLMRTEEPETQQKVEVDKRSCCLQEIRQTEEKYTNTLESILQHFLKPLQPFLQPVDIENIFINVQDLAETHRSLLHELQESILHLRAENLHQIFIDYKERLLLYGRYCSQVEAATKHLDKITSTHEDVKMKLEECSMRANSGRFSLRDLLMVPMQRVLKYHLLLQELMKHTVDQQEKENLRTALDAMRDLAQCVNEVKRDNEIIRQITTFQLCIENMSQSLALYGRPKIDGEFKICSMEKKSKQDRYGFLFDKALLVCKKRSGESLELKELIELQHYQLRDEPSGEKDSKKWTHTFLLMDLYGQGGYDLYFKTRELKKKWLEQFEMALSNMCPENGTANGHDFQMYCFEDTTSCKACQMLLRGIFYQGYRCSRCKMAAHKECLGRVPACGRNSELSGTLKKNKTMRLASQRQAKPGLPKMEVCVDYYGLPPPPLAFGQPLPLSVGDVVELTRAEVDLQWWEVRGQEHTCSNHNMMKLNTV, from the exons ATGGAGCTGTGGAGGCAGTGCGCCGGATGGCTGATCCAGTGCCGGGTGCTTCCCGAGAACCACAGAGTCACCTGGGACAGCGCACAG gtgtGTGAACTGGCCCATGCGCTCAGAGATGGAGTGTTACTCTGTCAGCTGCTCAACAACCTGCTCCCTCAGTCGGTCAACCTGCGTCAGATCAACCTGCGGCCCCAGATGTCTCAG ttcttGTGTCTGAAGAACATCAGGACGTTCCTGTGCGCCTGTCAGGAGAAATTTGGCATGAGGAAGAACGAGCTCTTCGAGGCCTTCGACCTGTTTGACGTCAGGGACTTTGCGAAG GTGATCGACACGCTGTCCATACTGTCACAGACACAGCTGGCCCTGCAGAGAGGATTccg ACCGTTTCCTGATGAAGCATGTGTCGGAGATGATGACATCTACACCGGCCTCTCAGACCAGatcga TGACACGGTGGAGGAAGATGATGATCTTTATGACTGTGTGGAGGAAGACGAGAATGAAGGAGATGATATTTATGAAGATCTAATGAGGACAGAAGAACCAGAAaca CAGCAGAAGGTTGAAGTGGACAAGAGGAGCTGCTGTCTTCAGGAGATCAGACAGACAGAGgagaaatacacaaacacactggaaTCAATACTTCAg CACTTTCTGAAACCGCTGCAGCCCTTCCTGCAGCCCGTGGACATCGAGAACATCTTCATCAATGTTCAG GATCTGGCCGAGACCCACCGCTCTCTTCTTCACGAGCTGCAGGAGTCCATTCTTCACCTACGAGCCGAGAACCTCCATCAGATCTTCATCGACTACAAGGAGAG gcTGTTGCTGTATGGACGTTACTGCAGTCAGGTGGAAGCCGCCACCAAACATCTGGACAAAATCACCAGCACTCATGAAGATGTGAAGATGAAACTGGAg gaGTGCTCGATGCGAGCCAACAGCGGCAGGTTTTCACTCAGAGATCTGCTGATGGTCCCCATGCAGAGAGTCCTGAAGTATCACCTGCTGctgcag GAGCTCATGAAACACACAGTGGACCAGCAAGAGAAGGAAAACCTGCGCACCGCTCTGGATGCCAtgagg gatcTGGCCCAGTGTGTGAACGAGGTGAAGAGAGACAATGAGATCATCCGTCAGATCACGACGTTTCAGCTGTGCATCGAGAACATG TCTCAGTCTCTGGCGTTATACGGACGACCCAAAATAGATGGAGAATTCAAGATCTGCAGTATGGAGAAGAAATCCAAAcaggacag gtaCGGCTTTCTCTTCGACAAGGCTCTGTTAGTGTGTAAGAAGCGCAGCGGTGAGAGTCTGGAGCTGAAGGAGCTGATCGAGCTCCAGCATTACCAGCTGAGAGATGAGCCGTCAGGAGAGAAAGACAGCAAGAAG tGGACACACACCTTCCTGCTGATGGATCTGTACGGCCAGGGCGGCTACGACCTCTACTTCAAGACGCGCGAGCTGAAGAAGAAGTGGCTGGAGCAGTTTGAGATGGCTCT GTCCAACATGTGTCCGGAGAACGGCACGGCTAACGGCCACGACTTCCAGATGTACTGCTTTGAGGACACCACCTCGTGTAAAGCCTGCCAGATGCTCCTCAG ggggATCTTCTATCAGGGATACCGCTGCTCTCGCTGTAAGATGGCCGCTCATAAAGAGTGTCTAGGTCGGGTTCCTGCGTGTGGACGAAACTCTG AACTCTCAGGAACTCTCAAGAAG AATAAAACGATGAGGTTGGCGTCTCAAAGACAAGCCAAAccag GTCTGCCGAAGATGGAGGTGTGTGTGGATTATTAcggtcttcctcctcctccgctGGCGTTCGGTCAGCCGCTGCCGCTGTCTGTGGGAGACGTGGTGGAGCTGACCCGCGCCGAAGTGGACCTGCAGTGGTGGGAGGTGAGGGgtcaagaacacaca TGCTCCAACCATAACATGATGAAGCTGAACACAGTCTGA